The Bombus vancouverensis nearcticus chromosome 9, iyBomVanc1_principal, whole genome shotgun sequence genome includes a window with the following:
- the LOC117163676 gene encoding uncharacterized protein LOC117163676: MRVKTVPRQRVIQDNRNIESQSESSSVKSESTGRSSNDDKKDMSEAGKDELQGSNEDAIDLNQNKIKSEDRSKSVAKDKETLKYSEEVLDMSIKLKGETSAEGDSVLLSLIAGPSCKYSNSQSTEDVKESVSNDDNNNILLPKTDLENSSAAGSSRIEDSGPCENELTTQTTNDSDKPSEALNLCKRDCQDEDDSNHGVGSDEKLKDTFLYKIMTDPTFLENIQKHKQTKRYTCPYCKQEFNNSDEQADHMDAKKDESNQVVCCACKKTFAQKRYLRYHQRCHSERTMFTCDICTKKYTRIDNLSRHNAFHVNPDKFSCNYCEKTFARKDLLNKHLKCHDNKYRFFCEICQRYFKGPLSLENHKKNFHSKAA, translated from the exons ATGAGAGTGAAAACCGTGCCGAGACAGCGAGTAATTCAGGACAACAGAAACATCGAATCACAGTCGGAATCTTCTAGTGTAAAGTCTGAAAGCACGGGACGATCTTCAAACGACGACAAGAAAGATATGTCGGAAGCTGGCAAAGATGAGTTACAAGGATCGAACGAAGATGCGATTGATTTGAATCAGAATAAAATCAAATCAGAAGATCGATCGAAATCAGTAGCGAAGGACAAGGAGACCTTGAAATATTCGGAGGAAGTATTAGATATGTCGATTAAACTGAAG GGCGAAACCTCTGCGGAAGGAGATTCAGTTCTTCTTAGTTTGATAGCTGGTCCAAGCTGCAAGTATTCCAATTCGCAGTCAACCGAGGATGTAAAGGAATCTGTTAGTAACGACGACAATAACAAT ATACTACTTCCAAAGACAGATCTGGAAAACTCCTCGGCGGCTGGTTCCTCGAGGATAGAAGATTCAGGTCCATGCGAAAACGAATTAACCACACAAACCACCAACGATTCGGATAAACCATCAGAAGCTCTTAATTTGTGTAAACGAGATTGTCAGGACGAAGATGATTCGAATCACGGCGTAGGTTCCGATGAGAAATTAAAGGACACTTTCCTTTACAAGATCATGACAGATCCAACGTTCTTAGAAAACATACAGAAGCACAAGCAAACGAAACGATACACGTGTCCGTACTGTAAACAAGAATTTAATAACAGCGATGAACAGGCCGACCACATGGATGCGAAGAAAGACGAATCGAATCAGGTGGTTTGCTGCGCGTGCAAAAAGACTTTCGCGCAGAAACGATACCTAAGGTATCATCAGAGGTGTCACTCGGAGCGGACCATGTTCACCTGTGATATTTGCACGAAGAAGTACACCAGAATAGACAATTTGTCGAGACACAACGCGTTTCATGTGAATCCAGACAAATTCTCATGCAACTACTGCGAGAAAACGTTCGCGAGGAAAGATCTGTTGAACAAGCATTTGAAGTGTCACGACAACAAGTATCGCTTCTTCTGCGAGATATGTCAGAGATATTTCAAAGGGCCGCTCTCGTTGGAAAACCACAAAAAGAATTTTCACTCTAAGGCTGCATAA